A section of the Chryseobacterium scophthalmum genome encodes:
- a CDS encoding alpha/beta hydrolase: MKKNLTILFLLLIIFSCKEKTINISKDITFDKQMDVSYGNDSEQKLDLYIPKNTQQNKNLFIIIHGGGWKAGNKSQLTYFILSMMEKFPKSVFANINYRLASENRFGIPNQTDDINRVILFLEKTLKFKPNIILLGNSAGGHLSMLYSYKSDGKANIKAVVNIVGPADLSDPSFKNYYDYSFVENHLVDSTLLSNGISMENFASPVYWINKTSPPTISFYGNNDQVIPLSQKKILDSILNKNQVFNESYEFSGGHLDWANEKNAPFVINSISEFLKQIDKNKTP; this comes from the coding sequence ATGAAAAAAAATCTGACAATTTTATTTTTGCTTTTAATTATTTTTAGCTGTAAAGAAAAAACAATAAATATCAGTAAAGACATTACTTTCGATAAACAAATGGATGTCTCTTACGGAAATGATTCTGAACAAAAATTAGATTTATATATTCCCAAAAACACTCAACAAAATAAAAATTTATTTATCATCATTCATGGTGGAGGTTGGAAAGCAGGGAATAAATCTCAGCTTACTTATTTCATTTTGTCGATGATGGAGAAATTCCCGAAAAGTGTTTTTGCAAACATTAATTACAGATTGGCTTCAGAAAATCGTTTCGGAATTCCAAATCAGACCGACGATATTAATAGAGTAATTTTATTTTTAGAAAAAACATTGAAATTCAAACCCAATATCATTCTTCTCGGAAACAGTGCGGGTGGTCATTTATCAATGCTTTATTCATATAAATCTGATGGTAAAGCCAATATAAAAGCAGTAGTAAATATCGTCGGTCCAGCCGATTTATCAGATCCAAGTTTTAAAAATTATTATGATTATTCATTTGTCGAAAATCATTTGGTTGATTCAACTCTACTTTCTAACGGAATTTCTATGGAAAATTTTGCAAGCCCAGTTTATTGGATTAATAAAACGTCTCCACCAACAATTTCTTTTTACGGAAACAATGATCAGGTTATTCCACTATCGCAGAAGAAAATTTTAGATTCTATTTTAAATAAGAACCAGGTTTTTAATGAGTCTTATGAGTTTTCGGGAGGTCATTTAGATTGGGCGAATGAGAAAAATGCTCCGTTTGTAATCAATTCGATTAGTGAATTTTTAAAGCAAATTGACAAAAATAAAACGCCTTGA